A stretch of Gemmatimonas aurantiaca T-27 DNA encodes these proteins:
- a CDS encoding pyridoxal phosphate-dependent aminotransferase, translating into MSLLFQPSPNIIRLKESATLAVAAKARALKAAGKAVIDLGAGEPDFDTPAFIREAAAEAMVAGHTRYTATEGVLPLREAIAADANRIQVQGTPVTPAEVVVSNGSKQSLYNACVCCFGPGDEVLVPTPSWTSYYEMIELARAVSVPVFGDAANSLKVTAEQLAAAATPRTKGLMLNSPSNPTGAVYSREELSAIFTLAAERGWWVIADEIYLRIAYEGGAQSALEVAPTRDNLIIINGVAKAYAMTGWRIGWSIAPVALSKAMNAFQSHTTSNASSISQYAAVAAIARREEADVAVNAMVQSFRERRDAVVTALSAFPSVRYVHPAGAFYVYINVEGFRGAADPGAAFAAAVLDEYGVAVVPGGAFLTPGWVRASYATTQSVAVDGVTRIAQCLTA; encoded by the coding sequence ATGTCCCTGCTTTTCCAGCCCTCGCCCAATATCATTCGACTCAAGGAATCCGCCACGCTGGCGGTGGCCGCGAAGGCACGGGCACTGAAAGCTGCCGGAAAAGCCGTGATTGATCTGGGTGCTGGAGAGCCCGACTTCGATACACCGGCCTTCATTCGGGAAGCCGCTGCGGAAGCCATGGTTGCCGGTCACACCCGCTACACGGCCACCGAAGGGGTATTGCCGCTGCGGGAAGCCATTGCGGCGGACGCCAACCGGATCCAGGTGCAAGGCACCCCGGTCACCCCCGCCGAGGTGGTGGTGTCGAACGGATCGAAGCAGTCGTTGTACAACGCCTGCGTCTGCTGCTTTGGACCGGGCGACGAAGTGCTGGTCCCCACGCCGTCATGGACCAGCTACTACGAGATGATCGAGCTGGCACGCGCGGTCTCGGTGCCGGTGTTCGGTGATGCGGCGAACTCTCTCAAGGTGACGGCCGAACAATTGGCCGCCGCGGCGACACCACGCACGAAGGGGCTGATGCTCAATTCGCCGAGCAATCCCACGGGCGCCGTATACTCACGCGAAGAACTGTCGGCCATTTTCACACTCGCCGCTGAACGTGGCTGGTGGGTCATCGCCGACGAGATCTATCTGCGGATCGCGTATGAGGGGGGAGCGCAGTCGGCGCTGGAAGTGGCGCCCACACGCGACAACCTGATCATCATCAATGGCGTGGCGAAAGCGTACGCCATGACCGGCTGGCGTATCGGCTGGTCGATCGCTCCGGTGGCGCTCAGCAAGGCGATGAACGCGTTTCAGTCACACACCACGTCGAACGCCTCATCGATCTCGCAGTATGCGGCGGTCGCGGCGATTGCACGGCGCGAAGAAGCCGACGTGGCCGTCAACGCGATGGTGCAGTCGTTCCGCGAACGGCGCGATGCGGTGGTCACGGCGTTGTCGGCGTTTCCGTCGGTGCGTTATGTGCACCCCGCCGGGGCGTTTTATGTGTACATCAACGTGGAAGGGTTCCGCGGAGCGGCCGATCCCGGCGCGGCCTTTGCCGCAGCGGTGTTGGACGAATATGGGGTGGCCGTTGTGCCGGGCGGGGCGTTTCTCACCCCCGGGTGGGTTCGCGCCAGCTATGCCACGACACAGTCGGTCGCGGTTGACGGCGTGACGCGCATCGCGCAGTGTCTGACGGCCTGA
- a CDS encoding Lrp/AsnC family transcriptional regulator — MITTIVLVQADPKSITACAIALAGITGVAEVYSVSGAWDLVAIVRVADLEQIATVVTQEFVNVPGIVRTQTLTAFRAYSRTDLEQSWDIGVE; from the coding sequence ATGATCACCACCATCGTCCTGGTGCAAGCCGACCCCAAGTCCATCACTGCCTGCGCGATCGCGTTGGCGGGGATCACGGGAGTTGCCGAGGTCTATTCCGTGTCCGGTGCCTGGGACCTGGTGGCCATCGTGCGTGTGGCCGATCTCGAACAGATTGCCACCGTGGTGACCCAGGAATTCGTGAACGTGCCGGGCATCGTACGTACGCAAACGCTTACGGCGTTCCGGGCGTACAGCCGCACCGATCTCGAGCAGTCGTGGGATATCGGCGTGGAGTAG
- a CDS encoding metallophosphoesterase family protein, with translation MRLVHLADLHLGFRQYQRLTAAGVNQREADVESTIQRAAAQITALAPDVIVIGGDVFHTVRPSNPAILHAFRVLLEWRTQLPHTKIVMVAGNHDAPRTSETGCILGLFREIGVHVADADAEQFTFPELSLAVLAVPDVPGIVRPSLVPPEGFRHRVLLMHGEVAGMLPAHMASPERAALEIPIDALHVDQWSYIALGHYHVYREVAPRAYYSGSIDYTSSNPWGELQEEREHRVPGKGFIEHDLVSGAHRFHPVMPARALRDLTPIDATGMSAADLDGAIRARVETAPGGIDQCVVRLTVHNAPRHIVRELDHAALREFRKRAMHFQLDTHRPTPIAHRVAGGAAIRRATLADVVADRLRERVLTSGIERDALVSLGLHYLQQAEQAAMAALPTVDG, from the coding sequence ATGCGCCTTGTGCACCTCGCCGATCTTCATCTGGGGTTTCGCCAGTATCAGCGTTTGACCGCTGCTGGTGTGAACCAGCGCGAAGCCGATGTCGAGAGCACCATTCAACGCGCGGCTGCCCAGATCACCGCGCTGGCGCCCGATGTGATCGTGATTGGTGGCGATGTGTTTCACACGGTCAGGCCGTCCAATCCCGCCATCCTGCATGCGTTCCGGGTTCTGCTGGAATGGCGGACGCAACTGCCGCACACAAAGATCGTGATGGTGGCCGGCAATCACGATGCGCCACGCACCTCGGAAACGGGCTGCATTCTGGGACTGTTTCGCGAGATCGGTGTGCACGTGGCCGACGCCGACGCCGAGCAGTTCACGTTCCCGGAATTGTCGCTCGCGGTGCTGGCCGTGCCCGACGTGCCGGGCATCGTGCGACCCTCGCTCGTGCCACCCGAAGGTTTTCGCCATCGGGTGTTGCTGATGCACGGCGAAGTGGCCGGCATGCTCCCTGCCCACATGGCGAGTCCGGAACGGGCCGCCCTCGAGATCCCGATCGACGCCCTGCATGTCGATCAATGGTCGTACATCGCGCTTGGACACTACCACGTCTACCGCGAAGTCGCGCCACGCGCCTACTACAGCGGCTCCATCGACTACACCAGCAGCAATCCCTGGGGAGAGCTGCAGGAAGAGCGCGAACATCGCGTGCCCGGCAAGGGGTTCATCGAACATGACCTTGTCTCCGGCGCGCATCGGTTTCATCCGGTGATGCCCGCCCGGGCGCTTCGCGATCTGACACCGATCGATGCCACCGGCATGAGCGCTGCCGATCTGGATGGGGCGATCCGGGCCCGCGTGGAAACCGCTCCGGGCGGGATCGATCAGTGTGTGGTGCGACTCACGGTACACAATGCCCCGCGCCACATCGTCCGTGAGCTCGATCATGCGGCGCTGCGGGAGTTCCGGAAGCGCGCCATGCACTTTCAACTCGATACGCATCGCCCCACGCCCATCGCGCATCGCGTGGCGGGCGGCGCCGCGATACGTCGGGCCACGCTGGCCGATGTGGTCGCCGATCGACTGCGTGAACGCGTGTTGACCTCCGGCATTGAACGGGACGCGCTGGTGTCGCTCGGCTTGCACTATCTGCAGCAGGCGGAACAAGCGGCGATGGCGGCCCTGCCAACGGTGGACGGCTGA
- a CDS encoding AAA family ATPase gives MRLHSLHLVNFRQHADTRIDFALGLTGIIGPNGSGKSTILEAIAWSLYGNSAARGNKDSIRRLSVEDVRAPVRVELVFELAGHRYRVARSLSGAECFLDDAEQPIASTVTGVSEFMQRRLGMTRSEFFHTYFTGQKELDVMSALGPAERARFLSRVLGYDRISGAQEFVRERRRTLAAEINGLRQGMSDPEAIWRAVSDAEARLAMATVRASEAEQQRQVAVALLETLVPQWRDVQAQRERLQLLQAECRVTEGELLARVRDAERLTRELDSVAQAQRTLEPLRAEAADLREVPQALEAMEQLAAADVRRQGWLERVQQTADEDARLAERAARLEQAPTLEQDALAHLGTLREQLADVERLVDEQRTAWARDRQEAETRLEALRTQYTELSDQRTTLEGLGAESPCPTCGRPLGESFQGVLDTVCDQLETVRLDGNYYRQRVAQLSTLPASVEAQEEARRQLQADVQNGDRRLQRIQAAIAESGALGVQRAKLAERLTEATKALSELPTGYEAARHSALKRDLARAQELETRMARIGAQIEREPELRSDQRRSMTTQEQLRGRLKELEQQLTAVAAGDTDFASMREGYERAEATARQAELDALSARGESERARASLDSAEQGRRELARRQEALEGLERDRRLHDELDRAFTDIRTDLNVQLRPELADIASGFLAELTDGRYKSLEFDEDYRLLVLEDEVRKPVISGGEEDLCNLVLRLAISQMIADRTGQAFSLLILDEVFGSLDENRRTNVVELLRHLHDRFEQVIVITHIEQVRDGLDQVVQVQFDEARRVSVTTAAR, from the coding sequence GTGCGCCTCCATTCGCTGCATCTCGTCAATTTTCGTCAGCACGCCGACACACGCATCGACTTTGCTCTGGGACTGACCGGCATCATCGGTCCGAACGGTTCCGGCAAGAGCACCATTCTCGAGGCCATTGCCTGGTCACTCTATGGCAACAGCGCCGCGCGTGGCAACAAGGACTCCATCCGGCGTCTGAGTGTGGAGGATGTCCGGGCACCGGTCCGTGTGGAGCTCGTGTTCGAGCTGGCAGGGCATCGGTATCGTGTCGCGCGCTCGCTCTCCGGGGCCGAGTGTTTCCTCGACGACGCCGAACAGCCCATCGCGAGTACCGTGACGGGGGTGTCCGAGTTCATGCAGCGCCGACTCGGCATGACGCGCAGCGAGTTCTTTCACACCTACTTCACGGGGCAAAAAGAACTCGACGTCATGAGCGCGTTGGGGCCGGCGGAGCGCGCGCGGTTTCTTTCGCGGGTCCTCGGGTACGATCGCATCAGCGGTGCGCAGGAGTTTGTGCGCGAGCGTCGCCGGACACTGGCCGCCGAGATCAACGGGCTCCGACAGGGCATGTCCGATCCGGAGGCCATCTGGCGCGCGGTCAGTGATGCCGAAGCGCGCCTCGCCATGGCGACCGTGCGTGCGAGCGAAGCCGAACAACAGCGGCAGGTCGCCGTGGCCCTGTTGGAGACCCTCGTGCCGCAGTGGCGTGATGTGCAGGCGCAGCGTGAACGACTGCAGTTGCTGCAAGCGGAGTGTCGTGTCACCGAAGGGGAGTTGCTGGCGCGTGTGCGCGATGCGGAGCGACTGACCCGTGAGCTCGACAGCGTGGCGCAGGCCCAACGCACGCTCGAGCCACTGCGTGCCGAAGCGGCGGACCTGCGTGAAGTGCCGCAGGCGCTCGAAGCGATGGAACAGCTAGCGGCGGCCGACGTGCGACGCCAGGGCTGGCTGGAGCGGGTTCAGCAGACGGCGGACGAAGATGCACGACTGGCCGAACGGGCCGCGCGTCTCGAGCAGGCTCCCACGCTCGAACAGGATGCGTTGGCGCATCTGGGGACACTGCGCGAGCAGTTGGCCGATGTCGAACGCCTCGTCGATGAACAGCGCACGGCGTGGGCGCGCGATCGCCAGGAGGCCGAGACACGACTCGAAGCGCTCCGCACGCAGTACACGGAGCTGTCAGACCAACGGACCACCCTTGAAGGATTGGGCGCCGAAAGTCCGTGTCCCACCTGCGGTCGGCCGCTTGGTGAGAGCTTCCAGGGTGTGCTCGATACCGTGTGCGATCAGTTGGAGACCGTGCGCCTCGACGGCAACTACTATCGGCAGCGCGTGGCGCAGCTCTCGACTTTGCCGGCCAGTGTGGAAGCGCAGGAAGAGGCGCGCCGACAGCTACAGGCCGATGTCCAGAATGGTGATCGGCGATTGCAGCGCATACAGGCCGCTATCGCCGAGTCGGGTGCGCTCGGCGTGCAACGGGCGAAGCTCGCCGAACGCCTGACCGAAGCCACCAAGGCACTCTCCGAGTTGCCAACGGGATATGAGGCCGCGCGCCACAGTGCCCTGAAGCGTGACCTCGCGCGTGCGCAGGAGCTGGAAACGCGCATGGCCCGCATCGGGGCGCAGATCGAGCGGGAGCCGGAGCTTCGCTCGGATCAGCGGCGCTCGATGACGACGCAGGAACAGTTGCGTGGACGCCTGAAGGAGCTCGAACAGCAGTTGACGGCTGTGGCGGCGGGTGACACCGACTTCGCCAGCATGCGCGAAGGATATGAACGGGCCGAAGCCACGGCACGGCAAGCCGAACTCGATGCGTTGTCCGCGCGTGGAGAGTCGGAGCGTGCCCGTGCGTCACTCGATAGTGCGGAGCAGGGACGTCGTGAGCTGGCCCGTCGACAGGAAGCACTGGAAGGACTCGAACGGGACCGACGGTTGCATGATGAGCTGGACCGGGCTTTCACCGATATCCGCACGGATCTCAATGTGCAGTTGCGCCCGGAGCTTGCAGACATTGCATCGGGATTTCTCGCCGAGCTGACCGATGGTCGCTACAAGTCGCTGGAGTTCGACGAGGACTATCGCCTGCTGGTGCTCGAAGACGAGGTGCGCAAGCCGGTGATTTCCGGCGGCGAGGAGGACCTCTGCAACCTGGTGTTGCGCCTCGCGATCTCCCAGATGATCGCCGACCGGACGGGACAGGCGTTCTCGTTGCTCATTCTCGACGAAGTTTTCGGATCACTCGACGAAAACCGTCGCACCAATGTGGTGGAGTTACTGCGGCACCTGCACGACCGGTTTGAGCAGGTCATCGTCATCACCCATATCGAACAGGTGCGTGACGGACTCGATCAGGTCGTGCAGGTGCAATTCGATGAAGCGCGCCGCGTCAGTGTGACGACCGCGGCGCGTTGA
- a CDS encoding PEP-CTERM sorting domain-containing protein, which yields MRLVRLAVAATFIMSPALASAQSWSSNVTPANNGGQFWDQQSTDGKRCNVGYVLNGTAGSAGNACQNQRPSGWLPYNGDNPTHYLNNGSGGSQKFAFAEGTYTFSLLPGAKFGGDIAGQNTSWGYYTSSPSGVTRTDLNLTDLSGGVTVTFESVWGLWVQLVDGSIAYSNNSSDKQFALFAFDNGGTFSGSTLNYGTDSHYILGLEDTRDFTEAKTCLKYKKNKKNQCETWSTPTTYKSDWDYNDIMFQITTPGGSNTTVPEPSTYALMAAGLAGLWAAARRRKNS from the coding sequence ATGCGTCTCGTTCGTCTGGCTGTCGCAGCCACCTTCATCATGTCACCCGCGCTGGCGTCTGCCCAGTCCTGGAGCAGCAACGTCACACCGGCCAACAACGGTGGCCAGTTCTGGGATCAGCAGTCCACCGATGGCAAGCGCTGCAACGTCGGTTACGTCCTGAACGGCACGGCGGGTTCGGCCGGCAACGCCTGCCAGAACCAGCGCCCGAGTGGCTGGCTTCCGTACAACGGCGACAATCCGACCCACTACCTGAACAACGGCAGCGGTGGCAGCCAGAAGTTTGCGTTTGCCGAGGGCACCTACACGTTCTCGCTGCTCCCCGGCGCCAAGTTCGGCGGCGATATCGCAGGCCAGAACACGTCGTGGGGATATTACACGTCGAGCCCCAGCGGCGTGACGCGTACGGACCTGAATCTCACGGACCTCAGCGGCGGCGTGACGGTCACGTTCGAATCGGTGTGGGGCCTGTGGGTCCAGTTGGTGGACGGCAGCATCGCCTACTCCAACAACAGCAGCGACAAGCAGTTCGCGCTCTTCGCGTTCGACAACGGCGGCACGTTCTCCGGCAGCACGCTGAACTACGGGACGGATTCCCACTACATCCTCGGCCTCGAGGACACGCGGGACTTCACGGAAGCGAAGACCTGCCTCAAGTACAAGAAGAACAAGAAGAACCAGTGCGAGACGTGGAGCACCCCCACGACGTACAAGAGCGACTGGGACTACAACGACATCATGTTCCAGATCACCACGCCGGGCGGTTCCAACACCACGGTGCCGGAGCCGAGCACCTACGCCCTGATGGCCGCTGGCCTCGCGGGCCTGTGGGCCGCCGCGCGTCGCCGCAAGAACTCCTGA
- a CDS encoding GNAT family N-acetyltransferase, producing MTSVSPGSPRPSRAVRGPDVATIDDIPQLNEVFAEAFTERYRKDGMAGVRVPPLSQAIWRYAIEDAGDGALCWRDGTGRIIAFNMVHQSGSEGWMGPLCVSPGHQGSGLGKIMVQTGMQWLRQRAASVIGLETMPRTMENIGFYSNLGFVPGHLTVTLTLDATSSDVTPQLLSRCASQQKPAVMEACLALTTQVMPGYDFTREIELTDRHAIGDTLILGPLEAPHGFALCHSAPLVEGRTRDELRVLKLVVSRQAHLPPLIGALTDLARRTGTRRVAIRLQGDYTEAYRTLIALGARVRWTDLRMSVFGWSELPPAEGMVLSNWEI from the coding sequence ATGACCAGCGTCAGTCCCGGTTCTCCACGTCCCTCACGTGCCGTCCGAGGTCCGGACGTCGCGACCATCGACGACATTCCGCAGCTCAATGAGGTGTTCGCCGAGGCGTTCACGGAGCGCTACCGGAAGGACGGGATGGCGGGGGTCCGGGTGCCGCCTCTGAGCCAGGCCATCTGGCGTTACGCGATCGAGGACGCCGGTGACGGTGCCCTGTGCTGGCGCGACGGAACGGGGCGCATCATCGCGTTCAACATGGTCCATCAGTCCGGAAGCGAAGGCTGGATGGGACCACTGTGTGTCTCCCCGGGCCACCAGGGTTCCGGACTGGGCAAGATCATGGTGCAGACCGGCATGCAGTGGCTTCGGCAGCGCGCCGCGTCGGTGATCGGTCTCGAGACGATGCCACGCACCATGGAGAACATCGGCTTCTATTCCAATCTCGGGTTTGTGCCGGGACACCTCACGGTCACGTTGACGTTGGACGCGACCTCCTCCGACGTGACGCCGCAACTGCTTTCGCGATGTGCCTCGCAGCAGAAGCCGGCGGTGATGGAGGCCTGTCTCGCGCTGACCACGCAGGTCATGCCGGGCTATGACTTCACCCGGGAGATTGAGCTCACTGACCGGCATGCCATTGGCGATACACTCATTCTCGGTCCGCTCGAAGCGCCACACGGTTTTGCGCTCTGTCATTCGGCGCCTCTGGTGGAAGGGCGCACGCGGGACGAACTCCGGGTCTTGAAACTGGTGGTGTCGCGTCAGGCGCACCTACCGCCATTGATCGGGGCACTCACCGATCTGGCCCGCCGCACCGGCACCCGCCGGGTGGCTATTCGTCTGCAGGGCGACTACACGGAGGCGTATCGCACCCTGATTGCGTTGGGCGCACGCGTGCGCTGGACCGACTTGCGCATGAGTGTCTTCGGGTGGAGCGAACTGCCTCCCGCCGAAGGCATGGTGCTGTCGAACTGGGAAATCTGA
- a CDS encoding 6-pyruvoyl trahydropterin synthase family protein, with translation MPIVTVTRRLRFNAAHRVHNPALSDADNTRLFGKCNNPNWHGHNYTLDVSVRGPVAEDTGYVIDLGALRAIVEREVLSQTDHRNFNIDVPYMQGINPTTENIVVAMWQVLGPAIAPATLQRLRLWETENNYVDYSGE, from the coding sequence ATGCCCATCGTCACGGTGACGCGTCGTCTGCGCTTCAATGCGGCACACCGCGTCCACAATCCCGCACTGTCCGACGCCGACAACACCCGGCTGTTCGGCAAGTGCAACAATCCGAACTGGCACGGACACAACTACACGCTCGATGTCTCCGTGCGTGGGCCGGTGGCCGAGGACACCGGGTACGTGATCGACCTGGGCGCCCTGCGCGCCATCGTCGAACGCGAGGTGCTCTCGCAGACCGATCATCGCAACTTCAACATCGACGTCCCCTACATGCAGGGCATCAATCCGACGACGGAGAACATTGTCGTCGCGATGTGGCAGGTGCTCGGGCCCGCGATTGCCCCGGCCACCCTGCAGCGTCTGCGTCTCTGGGAGACGGAGAACAACTATGTCGAC